The window CCTTTACCTTCCACAGCATCGCCATCGGTTTGCGTGACCTGGGCATGACCATGAACCCTCAGGGCGCGCATTACACGCTGATGGGCATCGAGACCCTTGGCCTGCGCATGCCGCGCCATGTGGAAAACGCGATGACCGTGGCCGAATGGCTGGAAAAAGACCCCCGCGTCACCAGCGTTACCTATGCCGGTCTGGCCTCGTCGCCCTGGAATGCAACAGCGCAGCGCGTCTATCCCAAAGGCACGGGCGGGTTGTTCACCTTTGAGATCAAGGGTGGCTACGAGGCGGCGGTCAAGCTGGTCGATGCGCTGCAATTGTTCAGCCATGTCGCAAATCTGGGCGATGCGCGATCACTGGTGATCCATTCGGCCTCGACCACGCACCGGCAGTTGACCGAGGATCAGCAGCGTGCCGCTGGCGCCGGCCCCGAGGTCGTTCGCCTGTCCATCGGCCTCGAGGACACGGCGGATCTGATCGCTGATCTGGATCAGGCTCTGGCACAAGCAACGGCCTGATGGCGGATTGCGGCCCTGATGGGGCGCGACACCGACCAACCTGACTGAAAAGGCCCAGGGCGTGATCGCGCCCTGGGCCAATTTTCTTGCTGCATCCGGTTGCTTCAGTTCGACGGCTGAACCGGTGCGCCTTCTGTCGGTGCCTCGTCCATGATTTCTTCGGCCTCGGCATCGGTCACGGTGCCCGCCTCGGGCGCGCCGGGAACCACCGGGTCGGTTCCCGCATCCTCAGCCGCGGCCCCTTCGGCCGCGCCATTTTCGTCGTTGGGCGCGGCGTCGGTATCGGCACCTGTATCGGTAGCAGCGCCCGCATCGGTGTCGGCGCCGCTGCCGCTATCGGCGCCGTCATGCGCGCCTTTCATCCGATCCGGACCGCAGTCACCCCCACCCTGCGCACCGACCAGCGCAAATTGCATCTCGATGCTGGCCTGCATCGCCATCTCGCCGCCAGCAACCGGGACGCTTTGCGCGCCTGCGGCATCCATTGCCTGCCGCATCATCCGGGGCTCGGGCGGGGTCGTGCCGTAGACCACATCGCGCATGGTCAAGACCGGGCCAAGCGTCAGGCCTGCGGCCTCGGCCATGATCTCGGCCCGGTGGCGGGCATCCGCCACGGCGTCGCGGCGTGCATCGTCCTGAACCTGATCGGAATCGTCGCGGCCAAAGGTGATGCCGTTGATCTCATTCGTGCCGGCCGTCACCAATGTGTCCAGCGTCGCACCAAGACTGTCCAGATCACGCACGCGCACCGTCACCATATTCTGCGCGCGGTATCCCGACACCTGCGGCGGCTGGCCTTCGCGCGAATAATCGGTGACGGGTGTCAGGTTCAGGCCAGAGGTCTGGATGTCGCGCCCCTCGATCCCGGCCTCGGCCAATGCCTCGAAAACGGCTGTTTGCTGCGCCGAGTTCTGCTCCATCGCGGCGGCGGCGGTGTCGGCCTGCGTCGTCACGCCAAGGTTGATCGTCGCGATATCGGGCTGGGTCAGCGCCTCACCCTCGCCCGTGACCGAGATCCGCGCGGCGTGGCCACGCATCATCTTGCCATGGCAGGCGTGATCGCCGCCTTTGCCCGGCGCGGCCATCGCGGCTTGACCGCCCAGCAGCATCGTTCCGGCCAGTATCGTCGCCAGAACGGCCCGGGGGCCGGGATTGCGGGATTGCCCGGCGGGCAGGCTGAAATCGGGTTTTGTCATCTGAATCGCTCCCTCTCGCGAAGAACAGTATCGCCGAACGTCTCTTTAGCCGAATTGTTCAAGGAAATGCGTTCACAGCTTCGCCAGTTTCCCTTTCCAGACACCATAAATTGAGGTAGACAGTGGTGCATAACACCAGATCGGGGCAAACCCGTGTGTCGAGGCAGAGCAGTAACGTCATGACCAAGCATTTTGATGCCGCATTTGCGATGAGTTTTACCCAGGAAGAGGTCGTACTGGAACGGCGCGCCCCCGAGGGCTGGAAAAGGCTGGGCGCCGTCCGGTTTTCAGGCAGCGATATGGGGCAGCAACTCAACGTGATGCGCCAGCAGGGCGCGGCCCCCGCCAATCAGGATCCGTCACCCACTCCGGACACCTTGCTGGTGATCCCGGACGATCAGATCCTCTATACCACCCTGACCGTGCCGCCGGGACCAGAACCGCGCCGCGCGGTCGCCCGCGCGCTGGAAGGGCTGACCCCTTACGCGGTCAAGGATCTGGCGTTTGACTGGGTGCCTGCAAGCGATGGCCATGCCGACAGCCTGCGGGTTGCCGCAGTGGCCCGCCGCACGCTGGACGAGGCCGAAAGCTTCGCGCTGGACCAGGGCTTTCGTCCCGCCGGCTTCATTGCCCGTCCGGATGCTGACCGCTTTCCCGGACAACCGAATTTCGGGCCCAGCAAGCTGCAGGGCGATTTTGAACGGCAGGTCAGCGTGACCACGCCGGATTTGCAGCGCGCAGGCGTCACTGCCGCCGGTATTGCTGACATGCCTGATGGCCCTGTCCCGACGGGGCCGGTGGTCTCGCGCATTATCCCGCATGTGCTTGCAGCGATACCCGCGGCAAAACCCGCTGCTGCAGTGGCCACAACCGATCGCCCTGCGCCGCAGCCGCGTCAGGTCGTGTCCGAATTTGTGCCGCCCTCAACGCGCGGGCGGACGGTCGAACCGAACCGCCGGCCTTTGCGCACGACCACGGACAAGCCGTCAGAGCGCGATGAGGTAACGCGGCCACCGCGCAGCAATGAGCCGGTGATCCGCCACCCGTCTGATACCCCCGACGCGCAAAGTGACCGCCGCGCGTTACCGCCGCGCGCGCAGGCCTTTCACGGTCGCGCCGCCGAGGCCCGCGCGCGTCGCGATGGCGCGTCACCCGCAGAGGACACCAGTGGCCCCAAGGCCCTGCTGGCCAAGGCAACCGGCATTGCCAGCAACCGCCTGCCCAGCACCTTCACGGTGATGATGGGCCTGCTGCTGCTGGCGCTGCTGGCGACTCTGGTTTTCTTTGGCGGCGGCAATGGCTCGCCCGATGAAGATGTCGTTGCGGCAGCCGAAGAAACGCCTGAGATCACGGCACCCGCATCCAATGAACCGGAGATTGCAGCGGTCACCGCCCCCGATCAGACCGCCAGCGACTCGCCCGTGATCGAAGACACGACCGAGCCGGTGCAAGCCGCACCAGAAGAACCCGAGGTCACAGCAGTCGAACCACTGCCCGAGGTTAGCCAGCCGGCACCTGCCGGTAATCTTGCAGAAGAACCAGCACTGTCCGAGACAGCTGGTCGCGACGCTGCGGTGACGGCGGCGCTCGCCGAGGCTCAGGCTGATCTGGCCGATGAGGCAGCGCTTGCTACCGCAGCTGAGCGCCAAGATGCGGTCACGGAAACTGCCGCCGAAACTGATATCGACCCCGCGCCACCTGCACAGCCCGATGAAGAGGTGACCGCCGAGGCAGCCGACGCACCTGCCGAGGCATCGCCGCCGACAGCCGCCAGCGAAACCGCCTCGGCCGTTGCCCAACCGGCCCCGCTGCGGACGATGGCCTTGTCACGCTCGTCCCGGCCCGCCGCGCCGCCAAGCCGCACGGCATTACCCGCGCCCAATGATGCAACGCCGGTCGTTCCGGCCAATCCGCAGCCCTTCGAGCAGCGGACCGAACCCGCGCCCGTCCAGCTAAGCGGCATTCGCCCGCCGTCTCGCCCCAGCACCCCTGCCGCGGCGCCCGTACCTGCGCCAACTCCGGCTGCGGTTACTGCGCCAGCGCCCGCACCTGCAGCAGCGCCTGCCCCGGCACCCGCGCCAGCGGCCGCCGCGCCCGCTGCACCTGCAGCAGACAGTCTTGAACGCTCGACCCGGCCGCCTTCCCGGCCATCGAACCTTTCGCTGAATCTGCTTTCCCCCCGTGGTGATGACCAAAGGCAGGCAGGGCTAAGCGCCAAAGAGATCCGCTATCTTGAAGACCTGCTGCAAGACCTGCGCACAGCCGAGTTGGGATCAGGCGGGCTAAGCGAGGCAGAGCGGGGCGCCGTGATCCTGCTGGCGCAGGCCCGGCCACAGCGCCGCCCGGTCGATGTCGGCGCCAGCACGCAAAGAGCCGTCGCCAATGCTGTCGCTGCGGCGATGGACGCGACGCCACCACCAGCAGCGCCCCGGCCACAATCCGAACCGCCGCGCACCGCCGCGTCGCCCGCAGCGACCGGCGGTCTTTCTAATTCTGCGCGGCCTCGGCAGCGCCCCGCCTCGGCTGCCGGCCGCGGCAGTTCTGATCGCCAGTCCGTCGAGCAGGCCATCGCGGCTGCCGTCTCTACCGGACCGCTTACGCCCGGTGCTACGGCGCTGAACGCGCTGGCCTCTTCGCCCTTGCCCCCACGCCGCAGCGGCAACCGCACGGTCGCAGCCGCCGCCCCGCAAACAGCCGCAGCGGCGCCTGCGCCAAGCGGCCCCGATCAGGCCGCAATCGAGGCACAGCGCCGCGAAGACGATGCATTGCAGGCCCAGGCCGAAGCCCGCGCCCGTGCCCGCGCCGCCACTGATGCGAAAGCCGAGGCGCAGGCTCGTGCCGCCGCCGAAGCCCGCGCCCGCGCGCAAGCAGAAGCCGAAGCCCGCGCTGCAGCCGCGCGCAACCAGTCCTATACCCCGCCCGAGGCCGAAACAGAGCCCGAGGTCACGACGGCGATTCCAAAAGGCTCCAGCAGCGGCGCGGTGGCCGCCACAGCGACGGTCAAGGACGGTATCCCGCTTAAGCGCACCCAGATCATCGGCACCATCGGCGCCGGTAAGGGCAGCCGTGCATTGGTGCGCCTGTCCAATGGCAAGATCATCACCCTGCGACTTGGTGACAAGATTAACGGTGGAACCATCACCGAGATTGGCAATAGCCGCATCACCTATGCTAAAGGTGGACGCAGCAGCCAGTTGGCGGTACTCGACGGGCGTTAATGGAAAATTTTCTACTGATTTCGACCATCTTCCTGTTGACGATGGTCATTGCCGTTCCGCTTTCGGCGCGGTTGGGGCTGGGGTCTGTCCTCGGCTATCTGATTGCGGGCATTCTGATCGGTCCGGTTCTGGGGCTGGCCGGCAGCGAGTTGACCGAGCTGCAACATTTCGCCGAGTTTGGCGTGGTGATGATGCTGTTCCTCATCGGACTGGAACTGGAGCCGCGCAACCTGTGGAACATGCGGCGCAAGCTGATGGGGCTGGGCGGCGCGCAGGTCGCCGGAACGATGGGGCTGATCTTTGGCATCGGCCTGCTGGCCGGGCAGACATGGCAGGTATCGCTGGCCCTTGGCATGATCCTGTCTCTCAGTTCGACCGCCATCGTTCTGCAGACCCTTTCGGAAAAAAGCCTGATGCAGACGGCCGGCGGACGGTCGACCTTTGCGGTTCTGCTGACGCAGGATATCGCCGTCATTCCGATGCTGGCACTGATGCCGCTCTTGGCGACACACACATCCACTCCGGCGGGTGGTGACGGCCACGGCGAAGAGTTCATCGGCGAGGCGATCATGGCCAGCCTGCCCGGTTGGGCCGCAGCCATTGTGACGCTGGCCGCCGTTGCCGCCGTGATCCTGCTGGGCCAATATCTGATCCGCCCGATCTTTCGCTATGTTCATGCCGCACGCCTGCGCGAGATGGACACGGCCCTTGCGCTGTTGATCGTGGTGGGAATTGCCTCGTTGATGACGTTCGTCGGCCTGTCGCCCGCGCTTGGTACGTTCCTGGCGGGCGTCATGCTGGCGGGCTCAGAGTTCCGGCACGAATTGGAAAGCCAGATCGAACCCTTCAAGGGGCTGCTGCTGGGGCTGTTCTTCATCACCGTCGGTGCGGGGATGAATTTCGACATGCTGGCGGCCAATCCGGTGCCGATCCTGTCGGTCACCGCAGGGCTGATCGCAATCAAGGCCGGCGTGTTGTTCACGATCGCCCGTGCCACCGGCATGGCTGATCGTGACCGTTCACTGTTCACACTGGCACTGGCGCAGGCTGGCGAATTCGGCTTCGTGCTGATTTCCTATGCGGCCTCGCTGGTCATTCTGCCCCGCGCCATGGCCGAGGGGTTCCTGCTGGTGATCGCGCTGTCGATGCTGGCCTCGCCGCTGCTGTTCATCGCCTATGATCAGGTCGCAAAACGGGTGGGCGATGGTGGCGAACATCAAGACGCCGACGATATTGACGACAATCAGCCGATCATCATCGCCGGTGTTGGCCGATTTGGGCAGGTTATCAACCGGCTGGTCACCATGTCCGGGTTTCAGACAACCGTGCTGGACCATGATCTCAAACTGATCCAGCTGATGCGGCGCTTTGGCTTCAAGGGCTATTTTGGCGACCCGACCCGGCCCGAGATCCTGGCCGCAGCCGGGCTGGACAAAGCCCAGATCCTGGTGGCGGCGCTGGACGATCCGGCCTCGAATATCAAGCTGGTGCGCTATGCGCGTGAAAAGCGGCCCGATCTGCGCATTATCGCCCGCGCCCGCGACCGTGTGGTGGTCTACCAGCTTTACGAGGCAGGGGCGGATCACATCGTGCGCGAACTTTTCGATTCCAGCCTGCGTGCCGCGCGCTATGTGTTGGAAAACGCCGGGCTGTCGGAATACGAAGCGTCCGAGTTGGAAAAGATCTTCTACCGGCTGGACCGTGCGAATCTGCGTGAACTGGCCGAGGTCTGGCGCCCCGGCTTGCCGATGGAACAGAACGCCGATTACATCCAGCGGTCGCAAGATCTGAACAAGGTGCTGGAAAATGCCCTGATGGAACGGTTCGCGCATGGCCCCTCGGCGGCGCCCATCAACCCCGATGATGACAGCGTCGATCAGGCGCCCGAGCACGAATTGCAGATGCCGCCGCGTCCCGGTGGGCGAAAGGTGCGTCCGGTCACGACCGAATTACACGGCGACTAGTTCCCGGCTGCGACTGCAATCGCCAACGCATCGCGGCGCGACCTATTCGTCCAGCCGCTCGATCGTCCAGCCGTTCTGCTGCAGCAGGCGCAGAACGCCCCGCTCGCCGGGCAAATGCAGCGCACCAAAGCCAGCGACGACACCCCTGCCCTGTTCCGCTGCCTCAGCCGCGGCTTGTTCCAGCGGCGCGATCCAGCTTTCGTTGCGCGCATCCATCAGCATGGTCTGGGTCAGGGCCATCTGCTCATCGACCTCTGCCTTGCTGAGACCCGAGTTCTCATAGGCGTCGAACCGCCCGAATTCCCAGATCGTCCAGACATCCGCGTCGAAATAGGCCTCGGTCAGGGTGACGGCATAGTTGTCGGCATATTGCGCCGCAGGCAGCGTCGCCCGGATCATGTCTTCTTCCTGTTCAGCCGTCAGATCCCCGAACAGGCTGAAGACGGTATCCCACGGCTCAAGCGCGCGCACCGGCACATCCATGGCGTCGGCGCGTTCGATCAACATGCTGTCCAATCCATGCACCCCGCCATCGGCGTTGATGCCGCGCAGCATGCAGGGCGAAATCCCCAGCATCATCGACACAAACCACGGCCTGAGCTTTGAGGTGATGACGGCAGGCGTCCCCCGTTCGGCCATTGCCTCGGAAAGGGCCTGCCATTCCTGTGTCGTCAAACGCTCGGGCAGGGTCGGCCCGTCGGTGATCACCGTCAGCGATGGATCCTCTGCCAGGGCCTCGGCCAGTCGCGCCTCTTCATCGGGGCCAGCCTCGACCATGACCAATGCGGCATCGCGCAGCGGCGCCTGCAAACGCGCCATCGTCGCGTCATGGCGTGGATCGGGGAAATGATAGGTGCCGATCAGCGTCATGTGCTGGTCGTCTTTGGTGGCCCGCCACAAAAGCCCACGATGATAGGGCACATCCTCGACCGCGTTCCGCAAATGCGCCCGTGTCTCGGACGGCAAGGCGTCGATCAGATTGTTTCCGACACAGTCCGACGCGCTGGTCTGCGCGCTGGCTGGCACAGACCAC is drawn from Paracoccus tegillarcae and contains these coding sequences:
- a CDS encoding SIMPL domain-containing protein, with amino-acid sequence MTKPDFSLPAGQSRNPGPRAVLATILAGTMLLGGQAAMAAPGKGGDHACHGKMMRGHAARISVTGEGEALTQPDIATINLGVTTQADTAAAAMEQNSAQQTAVFEALAEAGIEGRDIQTSGLNLTPVTDYSREGQPPQVSGYRAQNMVTVRVRDLDSLGATLDTLVTAGTNEINGITFGRDDSDQVQDDARRDAVADARHRAEIMAEAAGLTLGPVLTMRDVVYGTTPPEPRMMRQAMDAAGAQSVPVAGGEMAMQASIEMQFALVGAQGGGDCGPDRMKGAHDGADSGSGADTDAGAATDTGADTDAAPNDENGAAEGAAAEDAGTDPVVPGAPEAGTVTDAEAEEIMDEAPTEGAPVQPSN
- a CDS encoding monovalent cation:proton antiporter-2 (CPA2) family protein is translated as MENFLLISTIFLLTMVIAVPLSARLGLGSVLGYLIAGILIGPVLGLAGSELTELQHFAEFGVVMMLFLIGLELEPRNLWNMRRKLMGLGGAQVAGTMGLIFGIGLLAGQTWQVSLALGMILSLSSTAIVLQTLSEKSLMQTAGGRSTFAVLLTQDIAVIPMLALMPLLATHTSTPAGGDGHGEEFIGEAIMASLPGWAAAIVTLAAVAAVILLGQYLIRPIFRYVHAARLREMDTALALLIVVGIASLMTFVGLSPALGTFLAGVMLAGSEFRHELESQIEPFKGLLLGLFFITVGAGMNFDMLAANPVPILSVTAGLIAIKAGVLFTIARATGMADRDRSLFTLALAQAGEFGFVLISYAASLVILPRAMAEGFLLVIALSMLASPLLFIAYDQVAKRVGDGGEHQDADDIDDNQPIIIAGVGRFGQVINRLVTMSGFQTTVLDHDLKLIQLMRRFGFKGYFGDPTRPEILAAAGLDKAQILVAALDDPASNIKLVRYAREKRPDLRIIARARDRVVVYQLYEAGADHIVRELFDSSLRAARYVLENAGLSEYEASELEKIFYRLDRANLRELAEVWRPGLPMEQNADYIQRSQDLNKVLENALMERFAHGPSAAPINPDDDSVDQAPEHELQMPPRPGGRKVRPVTTELHGD
- a CDS encoding TraB/GumN family protein — translated: MRLVIAALSATVVWSVPASAQTSASDCVGNNLIDALPSETRAHLRNAVEDVPYHRGLLWRATKDDQHMTLIGTYHFPDPRHDATMARLQAPLRDAALVMVEAGPDEEARLAEALAEDPSLTVITDGPTLPERLTTQEWQALSEAMAERGTPAVITSKLRPWFVSMMLGISPCMLRGINADGGVHGLDSMLIERADAMDVPVRALEPWDTVFSLFGDLTAEQEEDMIRATLPAAQYADNYAVTLTEAYFDADVWTIWEFGRFDAYENSGLSKAEVDEQMALTQTMLMDARNESWIAPLEQAAAEAAEQGRGVVAGFGALHLPGERGVLRLLQQNGWTIERLDE